A genomic region of Microlunatus sagamiharensis contains the following coding sequences:
- a CDS encoding NAD-glutamate dehydrogenase, producing MGVVTTYEVGLEQDKTDKIAAVADAGRAVASELGQDPEAVATFMAHYFRHVDPSDLEDRTVSDLLSVVESHYRAALVREPGQDVVRVVGRRGSEDTPDGVGGATVLQVVTDDLPFLVDSVTIEVLRQGWTIREVFHPQFLVLRDAGGRLSRLIRSAEAAEQPATLHESWMHLELLPPARLGSEDVAGADLERGVHEVLDLVGLAVVDWEPMAERAVAVSRELAEEVAGSGPRGGAGGEADQARELLDWLSDNHFTFLGARDYALTGSGEDAAYEPVEGTGLGILREGEAAGGFAALPRLDGPPALLVVTKADTRSRVHRPAYLDYIGLRRFDAEGRVVGEHRFLGLFSTTAYSESVARVPVLRQKAQAVLERSGYDRASHGGKAVVDTLETYPRDELFQTPVPELSETVERIAHLKERRQVRIFTRADPYGRFVSCLVYLPRDRYTGTVRRKMEQVLLDRLGGASIDDSARVTDAVLARLHVVVRMPARRTPEALGSAIDLRGLERDLTAATRTWDDEFADLLSGTPAADRLGTLLRALPEGYKEDYSPRQGRLDLVALADLESGADMALALYAPDRADDEADLRLKIFRRDVSLSLSQLLPHLTRLGVDVIDERPYELEAGGTDRAWIYDFGLRVPGGREAVARDWDEAGRQRFVAAFRAAYEGEAESDAFCALVMAAGLGWREVSVLRTVGHYLRQGGVSYSQTYMAQALVANTAIARRLFELFAVRFDPASGLSLPERTARAAELGAAVETALDDVSSLDQDKIVRSFLAVLRALVRTNFYRAGRPALALKLRPREVPDLPEPRPAYEIFVHSPRVEGTHLRFGAVARGGLRWSDRAEDFRTEILGLVKAQTVKNTVIVPTGAKGGFVPRRLPDPSVDRDAWLAEGVACYKVFIASLLDVTDNLVGSGEAQQVVPPPDVVRHDGDDPYLVVAADKGTATFSDTANQIALDEGFWLGDAFASGGSVGYDHKAMGITARGAWESVVRHFRELGIDPDADDFTCVGIGDMSGDVFGNGMLLSEHVRLVAAFDHRHVFLDPDPDPARSFAERRRLFGLPRSSWADYDASLISAGGGVYPRTLKSVPVSEPVRRALGLAEGVTALDPTSLISAALKAPVDLLWNGGIGTYVKASTETDAAVGDRANDGLRVDGADLRARCVGEGGNLGLTQLGRIEYATRGGKINTDFIDNSAGVDTSDHEVNIKILLAPDVEDGSLAPQERLRLLASMTDDVAQLVLAHNVSQNLALANAEAQAADMARVHGEWIDRLEEHGLIDREIEFLPDEETLDARRAKDRGLTSPELAVLLAYTKIVLSDEVGRSELPDDPDLADRLVDYFPPALRGAWTAQMRSHRLHREIVTTVVVNRFVDTAGITCFHRLSSETGATAPELVQAHIAARELFGAAGLEERIARLDHAVPADVQTRMRLVVRTSVERVARWLVNERPRPLRISAIVEELAPGVRAVVASLPGTLGEREAAAVAERAEELRAAGVPDDLAADVAVLPAAWGSLSAVTTARREDLDPTVVARVHFDLAQRLGLDRLVARVTALPRQDRWSTMARAALRDDLHSAHARLTAQVVGEGSDHSASLADESVDTAADLVAAWERGTPGVAQARATLRSALTGTTDLAKASVALRVVRGLVD from the coding sequence ATGGGTGTGGTGACGACGTACGAGGTCGGGCTCGAGCAGGACAAGACCGACAAGATCGCGGCGGTGGCCGACGCGGGCCGGGCGGTGGCCAGCGAGCTGGGCCAGGACCCCGAGGCCGTGGCGACGTTCATGGCGCACTACTTCCGCCACGTCGACCCCTCCGACCTCGAGGACCGCACGGTCTCCGACCTGCTGTCGGTCGTGGAGAGCCACTACCGCGCGGCCCTCGTGCGCGAGCCCGGCCAGGACGTCGTCCGCGTCGTCGGCCGCCGCGGCAGCGAGGACACCCCGGACGGCGTCGGGGGCGCCACGGTGCTGCAGGTCGTGACCGACGACCTCCCCTTCCTCGTCGACTCGGTGACCATCGAGGTGCTGCGCCAGGGCTGGACGATCCGCGAGGTGTTCCACCCCCAGTTCCTCGTGCTGCGCGACGCCGGGGGCCGGCTGAGCCGCCTCATACGGTCGGCCGAGGCGGCCGAGCAGCCGGCCACCCTGCACGAGTCCTGGATGCACCTCGAGCTGCTGCCGCCGGCCCGGCTCGGGTCCGAGGACGTAGCCGGGGCCGACCTCGAGCGGGGTGTGCACGAGGTGCTCGACCTCGTCGGGCTCGCGGTGGTTGACTGGGAGCCCATGGCCGAGCGTGCGGTCGCGGTGTCGCGCGAGCTCGCCGAGGAGGTCGCCGGGAGCGGTCCGCGCGGCGGTGCCGGCGGCGAGGCCGACCAGGCCCGCGAGCTGCTCGACTGGCTGAGCGACAACCACTTCACGTTCCTGGGCGCCCGTGACTACGCCCTGACCGGCAGCGGCGAGGACGCCGCGTACGAGCCGGTCGAGGGCACCGGCCTCGGCATCCTCCGCGAGGGCGAGGCCGCCGGAGGCTTCGCGGCGTTGCCGCGGCTCGACGGCCCGCCCGCGCTGCTCGTGGTCACCAAGGCCGACACGCGCTCGCGGGTGCACCGCCCCGCCTACCTCGACTACATCGGGCTGCGCCGCTTCGACGCCGAGGGCCGCGTCGTCGGCGAGCACCGCTTCCTCGGGCTCTTCTCGACGACGGCCTACTCCGAGAGCGTCGCCCGGGTGCCGGTGCTGCGGCAGAAGGCGCAGGCGGTGCTCGAGCGCTCCGGCTACGACCGGGCCAGCCACGGCGGCAAGGCGGTCGTCGACACCTTGGAGACCTACCCCCGCGACGAGCTCTTCCAGACCCCCGTCCCCGAGCTCTCGGAGACGGTCGAGCGGATCGCGCACCTCAAGGAGCGCCGCCAGGTCCGCATCTTCACGCGCGCCGACCCGTACGGGCGCTTCGTCTCCTGCCTCGTCTACCTGCCGCGCGACCGCTACACCGGCACGGTGCGCCGCAAGATGGAGCAGGTGCTGCTCGACCGCCTGGGCGGGGCGAGCATCGACGACAGCGCGCGCGTCACCGACGCCGTGCTGGCGCGGCTGCACGTCGTCGTGCGGATGCCGGCGCGCCGGACGCCGGAGGCGCTCGGCTCGGCCATCGACCTGCGCGGGCTCGAGCGCGACCTCACCGCGGCGACGCGGACCTGGGACGACGAGTTCGCCGACCTGCTGAGCGGCACCCCGGCCGCCGACCGGCTCGGGACCCTGCTGCGCGCGCTGCCCGAGGGCTACAAGGAGGACTACTCCCCGCGCCAGGGCCGCCTCGACCTCGTCGCGCTGGCCGACCTGGAGAGCGGGGCCGACATGGCCCTCGCCCTCTACGCCCCCGACCGGGCCGACGACGAGGCCGACCTGCGCCTCAAGATCTTCCGCCGCGACGTGTCGCTCTCGCTCTCGCAGCTGCTGCCGCACCTGACCCGCCTCGGCGTCGACGTCATCGACGAGCGTCCCTACGAGCTCGAGGCGGGCGGGACCGACCGGGCCTGGATCTACGACTTCGGGCTGCGGGTGCCGGGCGGGCGCGAGGCCGTGGCGCGCGACTGGGACGAGGCCGGGCGGCAGCGGTTCGTCGCCGCGTTCCGGGCCGCGTACGAGGGCGAGGCCGAGTCCGACGCCTTCTGCGCGCTGGTCATGGCCGCCGGCCTCGGCTGGCGCGAGGTCAGCGTGCTGCGGACCGTCGGCCACTACCTGCGCCAGGGCGGCGTCTCCTACAGCCAGACCTACATGGCCCAGGCGCTCGTCGCGAACACCGCCATCGCCCGGCGCCTCTTCGAGCTCTTCGCGGTGCGCTTCGACCCGGCGTCGGGGCTGTCGCTGCCCGAGCGGACCGCCCGCGCGGCCGAGCTCGGGGCGGCCGTGGAGACGGCGCTCGACGACGTCTCCAGCCTCGACCAGGACAAGATCGTCCGTTCGTTCCTGGCGGTGCTGCGCGCCCTCGTGCGGACGAACTTCTACCGCGCGGGACGCCCGGCGCTGGCGCTGAAGCTCCGGCCGCGCGAGGTGCCGGACCTGCCCGAGCCGCGCCCCGCGTACGAGATCTTCGTGCACTCGCCGCGCGTGGAGGGCACGCACCTGCGCTTCGGCGCGGTCGCTCGCGGCGGGCTGCGGTGGTCGGACCGCGCCGAGGACTTCCGCACCGAGATCCTCGGGCTGGTCAAGGCGCAGACGGTCAAGAACACCGTCATCGTGCCGACCGGGGCCAAGGGCGGCTTCGTGCCGCGGCGGCTGCCCGACCCCTCGGTGGACCGCGACGCCTGGCTGGCCGAGGGCGTGGCCTGCTACAAGGTCTTCATCGCCAGCCTGCTCGACGTGACCGACAACCTCGTCGGCTCCGGCGAGGCCCAGCAGGTCGTGCCGCCGCCGGACGTCGTGCGCCACGACGGCGACGACCCCTACCTCGTCGTCGCCGCCGACAAGGGCACCGCGACCTTCTCCGACACGGCCAACCAGATCGCCCTCGACGAGGGCTTCTGGCTCGGCGACGCCTTCGCCTCGGGCGGCTCGGTCGGCTACGACCACAAGGCGATGGGCATCACCGCGCGCGGCGCCTGGGAGTCGGTCGTGCGCCACTTCCGCGAGCTCGGGATCGACCCCGACGCCGACGACTTCACCTGCGTCGGCATCGGCGACATGAGCGGCGACGTCTTCGGCAACGGCATGCTGCTCTCCGAGCACGTCCGGCTCGTCGCCGCCTTCGACCACCGCCACGTCTTCCTCGACCCCGACCCGGACCCCGCGCGCAGCTTCGCCGAGCGGCGCCGGCTCTTCGGGCTGCCGCGCTCGAGCTGGGCCGACTACGACGCCTCGCTGATCTCCGCGGGCGGCGGCGTCTACCCGCGCACGCTCAAGTCGGTGCCGGTGAGCGAGCCGGTACGCCGGGCGCTCGGGCTGGCGGAGGGCGTCACGGCCCTCGACCCGACGTCGTTGATCAGCGCCGCGCTCAAGGCGCCCGTCGACCTGCTGTGGAACGGCGGCATCGGCACCTACGTCAAGGCCTCGACCGAGACCGACGCCGCGGTCGGCGACCGGGCCAACGACGGGCTGCGGGTGGACGGTGCGGACCTGCGCGCCCGCTGCGTCGGCGAGGGCGGCAACCTCGGGCTCACCCAGCTCGGACGCATCGAGTACGCCACCCGCGGCGGCAAGATCAACACCGACTTCATCGACAACTCGGCCGGCGTCGACACCTCCGACCACGAGGTCAACATCAAGATCCTGCTGGCGCCAGACGTCGAGGACGGTTCGCTGGCGCCGCAGGAGCGCCTGCGGCTGCTGGCGTCGATGACCGACGACGTGGCGCAGCTCGTGCTGGCCCACAACGTGTCGCAGAACCTCGCGCTCGCCAACGCCGAGGCGCAGGCCGCCGACATGGCGCGGGTGCACGGGGAGTGGATCGACCGGCTCGAGGAGCACGGGCTCATCGACCGCGAGATCGAGTTCCTCCCCGACGAGGAGACGCTCGACGCTCGACGCGCCAAGGACCGCGGTCTCACCTCGCCCGAGCTCGCCGTGCTGCTCGCGTACACCAAGATCGTCCTCTCCGACGAGGTCGGGCGCAGCGAGCTGCCCGACGACCCGGACCTGGCCGACCGGCTCGTCGACTACTTCCCGCCGGCGCTGCGCGGGGCGTGGACCGCGCAGATGCGCAGCCACCGGCTGCACCGCGAGATCGTCACCACGGTCGTGGTCAACCGCTTCGTCGACACCGCCGGCATCACCTGCTTCCACCGGCTGTCCAGCGAGACCGGCGCGACGGCGCCCGAGCTGGTGCAGGCCCACATCGCGGCGCGCGAGCTCTTCGGCGCGGCCGGGCTGGAGGAGCGGATCGCCCGCCTCGACCACGCCGTGCCCGCCGACGTGCAGACCCGCATGCGCCTCGTCGTGCGCACGTCGGTGGAGCGGGTCGCCCGCTGGCTGGTCAACGAGCGTCCGCGCCCGCTGCGCATCTCGGCGATCGTCGAGGAGCTGGCGCCCGGCGTCCGCGCGGTCGTCGCGTCGCTGCCCGGCACGCTGGGGGAGCGGGAAGCGGCGGCCGTGGCCGAGCGCGCCGAGGAGCTGCGCGCGGCCGGCGTGCCCGATGACCTGGCCGCCGACGTGGCCGTGCTGCCGGCCGCCTGGGGCTCGCTGTCGGCGGTCACGACCGCGCGGCGCGAGGACCTCGACCCGACGGTGGTGGCCCGGGTGCACTTCGACCTGGCCCAGCGCCTCGGCCTGGACCGCCTCGTCGCCCGGGTGACGGCGCTGCCACGCCAGGACCGCTGGTCGACCATGGCCCGGGCCGCGCTGCGCGACGACCTGCACTCCGCGCACGCGCGGCTGACCGCGCAGGTGGTCGGTGAAGGTTCCGACCACTCGGCGAGCCTCGCCGACGAGTCGGTGGACACCGCCGCGGACCTGGTGGCGGCCTGGGAGCGCGGGACGCCGGGCGTGGCGCAGGCGCGGGCGACCCTGCGCTCGGCGTTGACCGGCACGACCGACCTGGCCAAGGCGTCGGTCGCGCTGCGGGTGGTGCGGGGCCTGGTCGACTGA
- a CDS encoding DUF2505 domain-containing protein has product MDISTDLDFAADPATVYAMMVDRGYQEQVCVDSESLRSAVEVDAPRTWTSRTLPAPDSAARFTGPELTILEETVWGEAGPDGSRDADLRLTVDKQPVSLNGKLRLRPGGRGTTVNLTGELKVNVPLLGRKLEQGAAPAVLAGFRTQQRAGDRWLAEHPQG; this is encoded by the coding sequence ATGGACATCTCGACCGACCTCGACTTCGCCGCCGACCCGGCCACCGTCTACGCGATGATGGTGGACCGCGGCTACCAGGAGCAGGTCTGCGTCGACAGCGAGTCGCTCCGCTCGGCGGTCGAGGTCGACGCCCCGCGGACCTGGACGTCGCGCACGCTGCCCGCGCCCGACTCCGCGGCGCGCTTCACCGGACCCGAGCTGACGATCCTCGAGGAGACGGTCTGGGGTGAGGCGGGCCCCGACGGCTCCCGCGACGCCGACCTCCGCCTCACCGTCGACAAGCAGCCGGTGTCGCTGAACGGCAAGCTCCGCCTGCGGCCCGGTGGCCGCGGCACCACGGTCAACCTCACCGGCGAGCTGAAGGTCAACGTCCCGCTGCTCGGCCGCAAGCTCGAGCAGGGCGCGGCCCCGGCCGTCCTGGCCGGCTTCCGCACCCAGCAGCGCGCGGGCGACCGCTGGCTCGCCGAGCACCCGCAGGGCTGA
- the ku gene encoding non-homologous end joining protein Ku has product MPRSIWKGAISFGLVTIPVKLYSATEEKDIAFRQVHASDGGRIKYRRVCEIDGEEIPFPEIAKGYELADGRMVILEKEDFDNLPLATTKAVEVVQFVAEDEVDPTYFNKTYFMQADGPGTKPYVLLRDALVKTGQCALVKVALRSREALALVRPRDGLLVMHTMLWPDELRSGEFAAPPETVSVSDAEVTMAQSFIEALSGDFKPEEYTDAYREALEEVVQSKASGVAMPEQTEAPKEAEVVDLVAALRASVEAAKKRRAEGSAAATG; this is encoded by the coding sequence ATGCCACGCTCGATCTGGAAGGGCGCGATCTCCTTCGGCCTGGTCACGATCCCGGTGAAGCTCTACTCCGCCACCGAGGAGAAGGACATCGCCTTCCGGCAGGTGCACGCCTCCGACGGAGGCCGGATCAAGTACCGCCGGGTCTGCGAGATCGACGGCGAGGAGATCCCTTTCCCCGAGATCGCCAAGGGCTACGAGCTCGCCGACGGGCGCATGGTCATCCTCGAGAAGGAGGACTTCGACAACCTCCCGCTGGCCACGACGAAGGCCGTCGAGGTCGTCCAGTTCGTGGCCGAGGACGAGGTCGACCCCACCTACTTCAACAAGACCTACTTCATGCAGGCCGACGGCCCGGGCACCAAGCCGTACGTGCTGCTGCGCGACGCGCTGGTCAAGACCGGGCAGTGCGCGCTGGTGAAGGTCGCGCTGCGCTCGCGGGAGGCGCTCGCGCTGGTGCGACCGCGCGACGGGCTCCTCGTCATGCACACGATGCTCTGGCCCGACGAGCTGCGCTCCGGCGAGTTCGCCGCGCCGCCGGAGACGGTGTCGGTCTCCGACGCCGAGGTGACGATGGCCCAGTCCTTCATCGAGGCGCTGTCGGGCGACTTCAAGCCCGAGGAGTACACCGACGCCTACCGCGAGGCGCTCGAGGAGGTCGTGCAGAGCAAGGCCTCGGGCGTGGCGATGCCCGAGCAGACCGAGGCGCCCAAGGAGGCGGAGGTCGTCGACCTGGTCGCCGCTCTGCGGGCCTCGGTCGAGGCGGCCAAGAAGCGGCGCGCGGAGGGCTCGGCCGCGGCGACCGGCTGA
- a CDS encoding dihydrofolate reductase family protein, whose protein sequence is MGAIKVHEFTTLDGSVGVPMWTADFPWTDQQTEDTAALTRDAHAILLGRTTYEMFAPGWSQRTADDDPGAPFFNDTRKYVVSSTLTEPSWGPATVLPYDAARIARLKDEVDGDVYVSGSGTLVRALLADGLVDELHLFVYPVGLGEGPYLVPPGTPKIALGLLSATPYENGVVHLTYGPAGS, encoded by the coding sequence ATGGGCGCCATCAAGGTCCACGAGTTCACCACCCTCGACGGGTCCGTCGGGGTGCCGATGTGGACGGCCGACTTCCCGTGGACCGACCAGCAGACCGAGGACACCGCCGCCCTGACGCGGGACGCGCACGCGATCCTGCTGGGCCGGACGACCTACGAGATGTTCGCGCCGGGCTGGTCGCAGCGCACGGCCGACGACGACCCGGGGGCGCCCTTCTTCAACGACACCCGCAAGTACGTCGTCTCGAGCACGCTCACCGAACCCTCCTGGGGCCCGGCAACCGTCCTGCCCTACGACGCGGCGCGGATCGCCCGGCTCAAGGACGAGGTCGACGGCGACGTCTACGTCAGCGGCAGCGGGACGCTCGTCCGGGCGCTGCTGGCCGACGGGCTGGTCGACGAGCTGCACCTGTTCGTCTACCCGGTCGGTCTGGGCGAGGGTCCCTACCTCGTCCCGCCGGGCACCCCGAAGATCGCGCTGGGCCTGCTGTCGGCGACCCCGTACGAGAACGGCGTCGTGCACCTGACCTACGGGCCTGCCGGCTCCTGA
- a CDS encoding DUF6912 family protein, translating into MSTTAFAPVTPEQARRLRDGADGDALGPLHAHAAGPALREAHGLGASDDEEAGFVALGYAGLAALVAHPAPRLVLAVDLDDAQVRTSGDHFGTVEVSGLRWAQVTAVFGDEPGAADDLAEARRLVAGRSVEDVADDDEVVGLVDRWDLLWYAPEELDTASA; encoded by the coding sequence ATGAGCACGACCGCCTTCGCCCCCGTGACGCCGGAGCAGGCCCGCCGCCTGCGGGACGGCGCGGACGGGGACGCGCTCGGCCCGCTACACGCTCATGCCGCCGGTCCGGCCCTGCGCGAGGCGCACGGGCTCGGTGCGTCCGACGACGAGGAGGCCGGGTTCGTCGCGCTCGGCTACGCCGGGCTCGCCGCCCTGGTCGCCCACCCCGCACCCCGCCTGGTCCTTGCGGTGGACCTGGACGACGCGCAGGTGCGCACGTCCGGCGACCACTTCGGGACCGTCGAGGTCAGCGGGCTGCGGTGGGCGCAGGTCACCGCGGTCTTCGGCGACGAGCCCGGCGCAGCCGACGACCTGGCCGAGGCCCGCCGCCTCGTGGCCGGCCGCAGCGTCGAGGACGTCGCGGACGACGACGAGGTCGTCGGCCTGGTCGACCGCTGGGACCTCCTCTGGTACGCCCCCGAGGAGCTCGACACCGCCTCGGCCTGA
- a CDS encoding wax ester/triacylglycerol synthase family O-acyltransferase, whose amino-acid sequence MAQRLTPLEVSLLALDTAHTPEHVGTVVVLGPGPDGEALDLDAVTALVADRVAYVPRYRQRVLSVPGRLAAPVWADDDDFDLSFHVRPAALPRPGRPDQLRAYVASVLARRLDRSRPLWELHVVEGLEGGRVALVEKSHLALVDGGDTVDLAQVLLDADPAPVVDGAPEWHPGLEPSPTDLVVGALWESAQDPVKAVDNVRGLVTGALGVALAVGEVVGGTLGSGLGTLAEDALRGGRPRAGSPLAGAVSQHRRFATARVRLADLQAVHAAHGHTVNDVVLAALAGGLRAWLLTRGDLRSRTSLRALVPMSVVEDEGGTSSLGVQVAPHVQDLPVGEANALMRLHQVAYGSKAHRSSGRAVDARTLTDIAGFAPATLHALGVRVAAETVRRPHDLLVTNVPGPQAPLFAGTAPVEETYPVVPLGPGHLLAVGVTSYDGDVYFGLTADRRAVGDLDVLVQCLEDAVEELVGTTEQTGRRQPTRARRKKAAPRAEPGESA is encoded by the coding sequence GTGGCCCAGAGACTGACGCCCCTCGAGGTCTCCCTGCTGGCCCTCGACACCGCTCACACCCCCGAGCACGTCGGCACGGTCGTCGTCCTCGGCCCGGGTCCGGACGGCGAGGCCCTCGATCTCGACGCCGTCACCGCGCTGGTCGCGGACCGGGTCGCGTACGTGCCCCGCTACCGCCAGCGCGTGCTCTCCGTCCCCGGCCGCCTCGCCGCTCCCGTGTGGGCGGACGACGACGACTTCGACCTCTCCTTCCACGTGAGACCGGCGGCGCTGCCGCGCCCGGGCCGTCCCGACCAGCTGCGCGCCTACGTCGCCTCCGTGCTCGCGCGCCGGCTCGACCGGTCGCGCCCGCTGTGGGAGCTGCACGTCGTCGAGGGGCTGGAGGGCGGCCGGGTCGCGCTGGTGGAGAAGTCGCACCTCGCCCTCGTGGACGGCGGCGACACCGTCGACCTGGCCCAGGTGCTCCTCGACGCCGACCCCGCACCCGTCGTGGACGGCGCCCCCGAGTGGCACCCCGGCCTGGAGCCGTCGCCGACGGACCTCGTCGTCGGGGCCCTGTGGGAGAGCGCGCAGGACCCGGTCAAGGCGGTCGACAACGTGCGCGGCCTGGTGACGGGCGCGCTCGGGGTCGCTCTCGCGGTCGGCGAGGTCGTCGGCGGCACCCTCGGGTCGGGCCTCGGCACGCTGGCCGAGGACGCGCTGCGCGGCGGCCGGCCGCGCGCCGGGTCCCCGCTCGCGGGCGCGGTGTCGCAGCACCGGCGGTTCGCGACGGCCCGCGTCCGGCTCGCCGACCTGCAGGCGGTGCACGCCGCGCACGGGCACACGGTCAACGACGTCGTCCTCGCCGCGCTCGCCGGCGGGCTGCGCGCGTGGCTGCTGACCCGCGGGGACCTCCGCAGCCGGACGAGCCTGCGCGCGCTCGTGCCGATGAGCGTCGTCGAGGACGAGGGTGGCACCTCCTCGCTCGGCGTGCAGGTCGCGCCGCACGTGCAGGACCTGCCCGTGGGCGAGGCCAACGCGCTGATGCGGCTGCACCAGGTCGCGTACGGGTCGAAGGCGCACCGCAGCAGCGGACGTGCCGTCGACGCGCGGACGCTGACCGACATCGCCGGGTTCGCGCCGGCGACGCTGCACGCCCTCGGCGTCCGTGTCGCCGCCGAGACCGTCCGCCGCCCGCACGACCTCCTGGTCACGAACGTGCCCGGGCCGCAGGCCCCGCTCTTCGCCGGCACCGCGCCCGTCGAGGAGACCTATCCCGTCGTCCCGCTCGGGCCGGGCCACCTGCTCGCCGTCGGGGTGACGTCCTACGACGGCGACGTGTACTTCGGCCTCACCGCCGACCGTCGCGCCGTCGGCGACCTCGACGTCCTCGTCCAGTGCCTCGAGGACGCCGTCGAGGAGCTCGTGGGCACGACCGAGCAGACAGGTCGCCGCCAGCCCACCCGTGCCCGTCGCAAGAAGGCCGCCCCGCGCGCCGAGCCAGGAGAGTCCGCATGA